The nucleotide sequence ATTACAGGTAATCCGTCATCAGTCCGAATCGCTCGATAAACTAATGTTCGACTCCCCGCATAAACTATTTGGTTGATTTGATAGTTGGGTATTTGAACGGTTACGTGCGTGTTATCGTCGATTTGCGGCCTAGTTTGGTCAAATTGATTCACGATCCTGCTTCCTAATTAATGAGTGATTTCGTAAATTTATTCGGAAATAAAGATTAAGTTAACGTGCATTTAACTAGGGTTAACTGGGTTTTTCTGCTTGAGTTGGTAAGGTGATAACAAATTCCGTTCCTACACCGAATTGAGAATTGACCTGAATGGAACCGCCATGTTTTTCGACGACAATAGACTTAGCGATCGCCAATCCCAATCCCGTGCCTTTCCCCACTGCTTTGGTTGTAAATAAGTGGTCAAATATCTTTGATTTAACTGATTCGCTCATCCCTTTACCATTATCTGCGATCGCAATCTTCACCTGGTTATCAGCACGGGAAGTTTCAATGGTAATTTGATTGGGATTAGCTTTAATTTCGGCAAAGCTTCGCTGATTATTTGACTCATCCAAAGCATCGATCGCGTTGGCAATAATATTCATAAATACCTGATTGAGTTGGCCGGAAAAACACTCAACTGGCGGTAAATTGCCATAGTTAGTAATCACTTCAATCGCCGGACGTTGGTCATTCGCTTTCAGA is from Leptolyngbyaceae cyanobacterium and encodes:
- a CDS encoding HAMP domain-containing sensor histidine kinase encodes the protein PERTDKIKVHAEEIDLEYSLSDLPKMLDSMSVACDRLKNISTSLRTFSRADRDCKVPFNIHEGIDSTLLILKHRLKANDQRPAIEVITNYGNLPPVECFSGQLNQVFMNIIANAIDALDESNNQRSFAEIKANPNQITIETSRADNQVKIAIADNGKGMSESVKSKIFDHLFTTKAVGKGTGLGLAIAKSIVVEKHGGSIQVNSQFGVGTEFVITLPTQAEKPS